A DNA window from Bos javanicus breed banteng chromosome 10, ARS-OSU_banteng_1.0, whole genome shotgun sequence contains the following coding sequences:
- the AKAP5 gene encoding A-kinase anchor protein 5, whose protein sequence is MEITVSEIQVESKDETRSAEVRPQDERQEEKASMLCFKRRKKAAKAMKPEASSKAADAAKKCPPEARASDQPQRPGGAWDSIKRLVTRRKRSESSKQQKPFKAKLQSEINAEDANPSKKKAKSRLKIPCIKFSKGEKRSNHSKIIEDSDRSVKVQEAENLVTKTQTQSDDQATKSKSPQDVREDVSQKGDDEVCESNVNNSITSPGEKVISVELELDMGHSAIQTGTLILEKDTEMLEEKQSIQPQHVSPLEASDTEQELPVGSEVPPSSAVPDQQILEEARNGVLERGPDWKEHESREIVVEESKPKDTELSQELDFQENEITAEKPKPEESKRMEPIAIIITDTEISEFDVKKSKNVPKPFLISIENEQVGVFANDSGFEGRTSEQYETLLIETASSLVKNAIQLSIEQLVNEMASDDNTINNRLQ, encoded by the coding sequence ATGGAGATCACAGTTTCTGAAATACAAGTAGAAAGCAAGGATGAGACGAGATCAGCAGAAGTTAGACCTCAGgatgagaggcaggaggaaaaagcatCGATGCTCTgcttcaagagaagaaaaaaagcagcCAAAGCAATGAAGCCCGAAGCCAGCTCTAAAGCTGCTGATGCAGCAAAGAAGTGTCCTCCAGAAGCACGAGCTTCTGATCAGCCACAGCGCCCTGGCGGGGCCTGGGACTCAATCAAACGCCTTGTAACACGCAGGAAAAGGTCAGAGTCTTCAAAGCAGCAAAAGCCCTTTAAGGCTAAACTGCAATCTGAAATCAATGCTGAGGATGCTAATCCTtctaagaaaaaggcaaaatccAGACTCAAGATTCCCTGCATAAAATTctcaaaaggagagaaaagaagtaaTCACTCCAAAATCATAGAAGACTCAGACCGCAGTGTCAAAGTCCAAGAGGCTGAAAATCTGGTTACAAAAACTCAGACCCAATCAGATGACCAGGCAACAAAGAGCAAGTCGCCCCAGGATGTAAGGGAAGATGTCTCACAGAAAGGGGACGATGAGGTCTGTGAATCAAATGTGAACAACAGCATAACTTCTCCTGGAGAGAAAGTGATTTCAGTAGAACTTGAGTTAGATATGGGTCATTCTGCTATTCAAACAGGAACTCTAATCCTTGAAAAAGATACTGAAATGCTTGAGGAAAAACAAAGCATTCAACCTCAGCACGTGAGCCCATTGGAAGCTTCGGACACAGAACAGGAGCTCCCAGTGGGTTCTGAAGTTCCTCCCTCATCTGCAGTCCCAGATCAACAAATTCTGGAAGAAGCCAGAAATGGTGTCCTAGAAAGGGGACCAGATTGGAAGGAGCATGAAAGTAGAGAGATTGTTGTTGAGGAGAGTAAGCCAAAAGATACTGAATTGAGCCAGGAATTGgattttcaagaaaatgagatcACTGCAGAAAAACCTAAAccagaagaaagcaaaagaatggaGCCAATTGCTATTATTATCACAGACACTGAAATCAGTGAATTTGATGTTAAGAAATCTAAAAATGTCCCTAAGCCATTCTTAATTTCAATTGAAAATGAGCAAGTAGGGGTTTTTGCTAATGACAGTGGTTTTGAGGGTAGAACTTCGGAACAATATGAAACACTCTTAATAGAAACAGCTTCTTCTCTTGTCAAGAATGCTATCCAGTTGTCTATAGAACAGCTTGTTAATGAAATGGCCTCTGATGATAATACAATAAACAATCGTCTACAGTGA